A single window of Candidatus Kryptoniota bacterium DNA harbors:
- a CDS encoding phytanoyl-CoA dioxygenase family protein, with protein sequence MIDTLDVGPEEKRYFDSNGYALIKGLASVEEIRSVRTYIQEVVRKMTEKNDRQGRLDDYTKLFLQVTNAWRLDGRIAKFVFQEKFAKIAAGLIGVNSVRLYHDQALFKPPGGERTPWHQDMFYWPLDTDKTITMWMPLTDVTQEMGSLVFACGSHKNGLICNRPISLSNEDEVEKLILETTYMRRSHELKAGDATFHSGFVVHSAYPNRSQSVREAMTIIYFADGARMVKSPNKYQQVDANVFVPGARPGEPAASELNPVLYRADVPKGMKPAHTLVVSQLEV encoded by the coding sequence TTGATCGACACTCTGGACGTCGGTCCTGAAGAGAAACGATATTTCGATTCCAACGGATACGCTCTGATCAAGGGTCTTGCTAGCGTGGAGGAAATAAGATCGGTACGAACGTACATCCAGGAAGTTGTGAGAAAGATGACGGAGAAGAATGACAGGCAGGGACGGCTCGACGATTACACCAAACTTTTCCTGCAGGTCACGAATGCATGGAGGCTCGATGGCAGGATTGCGAAATTCGTCTTTCAGGAGAAGTTCGCTAAAATAGCCGCAGGTCTCATCGGGGTAAATTCTGTAAGGCTGTACCATGATCAAGCCCTCTTCAAACCTCCGGGAGGAGAGAGGACGCCGTGGCACCAGGATATGTTTTACTGGCCGCTCGATACCGACAAGACAATAACCATGTGGATGCCGCTGACTGATGTCACTCAAGAAATGGGTTCCCTGGTTTTTGCCTGCGGCTCACACAAGAATGGACTGATCTGCAATAGACCGATTTCTCTTTCGAATGAAGATGAAGTCGAAAAGCTTATACTGGAAACCACTTACATGAGAAGAAGTCATGAACTGAAAGCAGGCGACGCAACTTTCCATTCGGGATTTGTCGTGCATTCCGCCTATCCTAACAGAAGTCAATCGGTAAGGGAAGCAATGACAATAATTTATTTTGCCGATGGCGCAAGAATGGTAAAAAGTCCGAACAAGTACCAGCAGGTTGACGCGAACGTTTTTGTCCCGGGAGCGAGGCCGGGAGAACCTGCCGCAAGCGAGCTGAATCCGGTCCTGTATCGTGCCGATGTTCCAAAAGGAATGAAGCCAGCGCACACATTGGTAGTGTCTCAACTTGAAGTGTGA
- a CDS encoding DUF1343 domain-containing protein: MTLDQAKATRKQGGESRQVKFGSEHFFESGLELIKGKRIGFVTNHSAVLSDGRHEVDVLREEDEVVVAALFSPEHGIRGSAPAGAHVESELDPATGLQIYSLYGDHTKPEEWMLKNVDILIYDVQDAGTRFYTYISTMALAMEAAAEKGIPFVILDRPTIVTGNLIDGPFLHDDARSFIGMLPVPILYSMTPGELAGLIQQEYLKPKGLELDLTVSTLLNYKRSMWYDETGLPWVIPSPNVKTIEAATLYPGTALVEGTNLSEGRGTPYPFQYIGAPFIDGVKLAASLTELGLPGVEFDPVTFVPRFSSVVSHPRFSGELCHGIYLRVTDRTMVKPVEAGVALVCAMRKLNPAQLKFRSDGAFDRLSGDKNIKSMIEKGAGYLEIAATWKSRLGTFDEERKKYFLYP, from the coding sequence ATGACACTTGACCAGGCAAAAGCGACAAGAAAACAAGGCGGTGAATCTCGACAGGTTAAGTTCGGAAGCGAGCATTTCTTCGAATCAGGGCTTGAACTCATCAAAGGAAAGAGAATCGGGTTTGTCACGAACCACTCGGCAGTACTTTCCGATGGGAGACACGAGGTGGACGTCCTAAGGGAAGAAGACGAAGTGGTGGTTGCGGCTTTGTTTTCACCCGAACACGGCATACGAGGAAGCGCTCCTGCCGGTGCACATGTCGAAAGCGAGTTGGACCCGGCTACCGGGCTCCAGATTTATTCCCTCTACGGAGACCATACAAAACCGGAAGAATGGATGCTCAAGAATGTAGACATCTTGATTTATGATGTTCAGGATGCAGGGACACGTTTTTACACCTATATAAGCACGATGGCGCTCGCCATGGAGGCTGCCGCCGAAAAAGGAATCCCGTTCGTAATTCTCGATCGACCGACGATAGTCACCGGAAATTTGATCGACGGTCCATTCCTGCACGACGATGCGCGTTCATTCATAGGCATGCTTCCGGTCCCAATTCTCTACAGCATGACGCCGGGCGAGCTCGCGGGCTTGATACAACAAGAGTATCTCAAACCTAAGGGACTCGAACTCGATCTGACCGTTTCCACTCTGCTGAATTACAAAAGATCTATGTGGTATGATGAGACCGGCCTCCCTTGGGTAATTCCTTCACCTAATGTCAAAACAATAGAGGCAGCGACACTTTACCCCGGTACTGCATTGGTCGAAGGAACTAACTTGAGCGAAGGCCGGGGAACACCGTATCCATTCCAGTACATCGGTGCGCCATTCATCGACGGGGTCAAACTAGCTGCGTCATTGACTGAACTTGGTTTACCAGGAGTTGAGTTCGACCCGGTTACTTTTGTTCCACGATTTTCCAGCGTGGTCTCTCACCCGAGATTCAGCGGCGAGTTGTGCCACGGCATCTACCTTCGCGTTACAGATCGTACCATGGTGAAACCTGTCGAAGCAGGAGTCGCTTTGGTCTGTGCGATGCGCAAGCTAAATCCGGCCCAGCTCAAGTTCCGGTCGGACGGCGCTTTCGACAGACTGTCAGGTGACAAGAATATCAAGTCGATGATTGAGAAGGGAGCCGGATATCTGGAAATCGCGGCGACCTGGAAATCACGCCTTGGGACTTTCGACGAAGAAAGAAAAAAGTATTTCCTCTATCCTTAA
- a CDS encoding GH92 family glycosyl hydrolase codes for MNHKILIPITNRILFLSGMFCFVLTLILFQPQAQAQDRRQSKHEPVDFVNPFIGVLDDGTNCVIGPQLPFGSINPSPETQNGSQDGYSPAEPIRGFGQLHVSGTGWGKYGEVLVSPQIGLRVGETDHDSPKSGEAAKAYEYSVFLTRYKIKVDVTPSYHSAIYRFTFPKSDSAYVLIDITHNIPMDIMKDGSAYVSAGKIAIDTGGGFAVSGEGTYSGGFGDGRHEVFFRAEFNKKPLTYGTWRNGCIAPGQSSDSLVERNDRVGGYLRFATSENEQLFMKIAVSFRSIDQAGHWLSTEIPGWGFDNVRGQARTIWNRELRKIEVEGGSDSLKEIFYTALYHSFLMPHDRTGDMKGYPTGAPLWDDEYAVWDTWRTLFPLMELIDPAMVRGNINSFIERYKKNGVVKDSFIGGIDMKEEQGGNDVDNIIADAFVKGMDGVNWKDAYGIIRHDADFERRGYEGSYGDTASPDSAYRRTGWIPAGIMSCSKTLEYAYNDYCAAEIAHSLGTKADYKKFLTRSSDWENLWDSTLTSDGFKGFISPRKADGWVNIDPKKEWGSWHEYFYEGSSWTYSYFVPQETEKLVEMCGGKQEYVSRLNHALENGLIDYSNEPAFLVIHSFHYAGRPDLASYWVRHLMKTGYTMTGEPGNDDSGAMGSWFVFAAMGFFPNAGQNLYYLHGPAFSKCTIRLGNGKTITIYGQNANDENIYVHSLTVNGKPWNSPFITHDELKNGATLRFTMSREPSDWGK; via the coding sequence ATGAACCATAAGATCTTAATTCCAATCACAAACCGGATATTGTTCCTGAGTGGTATGTTTTGCTTCGTTTTGACCTTGATTCTATTTCAACCGCAGGCTCAAGCGCAGGATCGACGGCAATCAAAACACGAACCTGTCGATTTCGTAAATCCTTTTATCGGGGTTCTGGATGATGGAACCAACTGTGTCATCGGACCTCAGCTGCCTTTCGGCTCGATCAACCCGAGTCCGGAAACACAAAATGGATCTCAAGACGGCTATTCTCCAGCTGAGCCGATAAGAGGTTTCGGCCAACTTCATGTGAGCGGGACAGGTTGGGGAAAATACGGGGAAGTGTTAGTATCGCCGCAGATAGGTCTTCGTGTCGGGGAAACTGATCACGACTCTCCGAAATCCGGCGAGGCCGCGAAAGCTTATGAGTACTCGGTATTTCTCACTCGGTACAAAATTAAGGTCGATGTGACTCCGTCATATCATTCGGCGATTTACAGATTCACATTTCCAAAATCTGATTCCGCTTATGTTTTGATCGACATTACGCACAACATACCGATGGATATTATGAAAGACGGGTCAGCGTACGTATCGGCCGGCAAGATCGCCATCGATACCGGTGGTGGGTTCGCTGTCAGTGGTGAAGGCACTTACTCGGGCGGATTTGGAGACGGCAGGCACGAAGTATTTTTCCGGGCGGAATTCAATAAGAAGCCCTTGACTTATGGTACATGGCGAAATGGATGTATTGCGCCGGGACAAAGTTCCGACAGTCTTGTTGAACGTAACGACCGAGTCGGGGGGTATTTAAGATTTGCGACTAGCGAGAACGAGCAATTGTTCATGAAGATCGCAGTTTCATTCAGGAGTATCGACCAGGCCGGGCACTGGCTCAGCACCGAAATACCGGGATGGGGATTTGACAACGTGAGAGGACAAGCAAGGACAATTTGGAACAGGGAGTTGCGCAAGATTGAAGTCGAAGGGGGATCTGACTCACTCAAGGAAATTTTTTATACAGCATTGTACCATTCATTCCTGATGCCGCATGACAGAACGGGCGACATGAAAGGATATCCGACTGGAGCGCCGTTGTGGGACGATGAATACGCTGTGTGGGACACGTGGCGGACATTGTTCCCGCTGATGGAACTGATCGATCCCGCGATGGTGAGAGGCAATATTAATTCATTCATTGAGCGGTATAAGAAAAATGGTGTCGTGAAGGATTCATTCATCGGCGGTATAGACATGAAAGAGGAGCAAGGCGGAAACGACGTGGACAATATTATCGCGGACGCTTTCGTTAAGGGAATGGACGGAGTGAATTGGAAAGACGCGTACGGGATTATCAGGCACGACGCTGATTTCGAAAGAAGGGGATACGAAGGAAGTTACGGCGATACAGCAAGCCCCGACAGCGCATATCGGAGAACCGGCTGGATACCTGCCGGGATAATGTCATGCTCCAAGACACTCGAATATGCCTACAATGATTATTGCGCGGCAGAGATAGCCCACAGTCTGGGTACGAAGGCCGATTATAAAAAATTCCTGACCCGCAGTTCCGACTGGGAGAATCTTTGGGACTCGACTTTGACCAGCGACGGATTCAAAGGATTCATCTCGCCGCGTAAGGCCGACGGGTGGGTTAACATCGATCCGAAAAAAGAGTGGGGATCATGGCACGAATATTTTTATGAGGGGAGTTCCTGGACGTATTCTTATTTTGTTCCGCAGGAGACTGAGAAACTCGTGGAGATGTGCGGTGGGAAGCAAGAATACGTGTCCCGATTGAATCACGCGCTGGAAAACGGACTCATCGACTACTCAAACGAGCCCGCATTCCTTGTGATTCACAGTTTCCATTACGCAGGCAGACCGGATTTGGCAAGTTACTGGGTGCGACATCTGATGAAGACAGGATACACGATGACGGGCGAGCCGGGAAACGACGACAGCGGAGCGATGGGATCGTGGTTTGTCTTCGCGGCGATGGGGTTCTTCCCGAACGCCGGCCAGAATCTTTATTATCTCCATGGACCTGCGTTTTCAAAATGCACGATCCGTCTTGGCAACGGAAAGACAATCACGATTTATGGACAGAATGCGAACGATGAGAACATATACGTACATTCGCTCACTGTAAACGGAAAGCCGTGGAACAGTCCTTTCATCACTCATGACGAACTGAAAAACGGAGCGACGCTGCGATTCACTATGAGCAGGGAGCCATCTGATTGGGGGAAGTAA
- a CDS encoding SH3 domain-containing C40 family peptidase, with protein MKHLLPILLLSFILAGCGVNKARIARIDMILDSLRGEYAQDPRTSVFKVSAEIQDEGIVLRGEVDDPDAKAKLFSDIHAAGENTLTDSVTVLPESGLEPKVYGVVDVSVGNLYAGPHDAAELVDQVLLGHTVKVYKKTRDWFYVKSTPELPWDKGYLGWIDTGNIVLMDSSAIASYRAKRKIIVTTILTTLRSMPNGGSTISDLAMADYLTPIRTTSSSFKIELPDGRTGYVSKSDAQFEDEYLNSHKATPQSIEKLAKDFLGFPYLWGGTSTKAMDCSGFVKTVFRMNGIDLPRDASQQSDIGDSVDPGVDFSNLEKGDLLFFGDKATAQKPEKIAHVGIYLGSGFFIHSSSLVRISSFNKNDSLFDKYDLERFVRARRILGVQPNQGKHD; from the coding sequence ATGAAGCACCTTCTTCCCATACTTTTGCTTTCATTTATATTGGCCGGATGCGGCGTGAACAAAGCTCGTATCGCGCGCATCGACATGATCCTGGATTCCCTGAGGGGCGAGTACGCTCAGGATCCAAGAACTTCCGTTTTCAAAGTCAGCGCGGAAATTCAGGACGAAGGCATCGTCTTAAGAGGAGAGGTGGACGATCCCGATGCGAAAGCAAAACTCTTTTCGGACATTCACGCCGCAGGAGAGAATACTCTGACAGACTCTGTGACAGTCCTGCCGGAATCAGGTCTCGAGCCCAAAGTCTACGGAGTAGTCGACGTGAGCGTTGGAAATTTGTATGCCGGCCCGCACGATGCGGCAGAGCTTGTCGATCAGGTTCTGCTGGGTCACACGGTCAAGGTTTACAAAAAGACCCGCGATTGGTTCTATGTCAAGTCCACTCCTGAGCTGCCATGGGACAAAGGATATCTCGGCTGGATTGACACGGGGAATATCGTGTTGATGGATTCTTCGGCCATCGCCTCGTATCGCGCTAAGAGGAAGATCATCGTCACTACGATTCTCACGACACTTCGGAGCATGCCAAACGGCGGTTCGACGATATCCGACCTCGCGATGGCCGACTATCTCACGCCGATCAGAACTACTTCCTCAAGCTTCAAGATTGAGCTCCCTGACGGCAGAACCGGTTACGTGTCGAAATCTGACGCCCAGTTTGAAGATGAGTACTTAAACTCACACAAGGCAACGCCGCAAAGCATAGAAAAACTCGCCAAAGATTTTCTGGGATTTCCCTACCTGTGGGGTGGTACGAGCACCAAGGCGATGGATTGTTCCGGTTTTGTTAAGACCGTGTTTAGAATGAACGGCATCGATCTTCCCCGCGACGCGAGCCAGCAAAGCGACATCGGAGACAGTGTGGATCCCGGAGTCGACTTCTCAAATCTTGAGAAGGGCGATTTGTTATTCTTCGGAGACAAAGCGACCGCGCAGAAGCCGGAAAAGATCGCGCATGTAGGAATATACCTCGGGTCCGGCTTTTTCATTCATTCGAGCAGCCTGGTGAGGATCAGCAGCTTCAACAAAAACGATTCCCTTTTTGACAAATACGATCTTGAAAGATTTGTAAGGGCAAGGAGGATACTCGGTGTCCAACCGAATCAGGGCAAACATGATTGA
- a CDS encoding antibiotic biosynthesis monooxygenase family protein gives MFMRLVQVKVRRESVDKLRAAYDMEIIPELAKVRGCKFATLVQSIHQPTECISLTLWENAEAVDEYVRKGTYTYLLEGVQSYLAYATEWKVKLSADQTMEYVPITEEPTVKAYQVAHLPETSPISVSPGALYVRILSMRIQPGKMSEFLETYISKILPVLRTTKGCRYSYLSESANDDDETISLTIWDSKETADEYEASGTFDLLVRNVKHLLSGLYQWKMSLGRGGSQTAVTSDDLSVQGYRVVTGRSFM, from the coding sequence ATGTTCATGAGACTGGTGCAAGTGAAGGTCAGGCGGGAAAGCGTGGATAAGCTTCGCGCCGCTTATGATATGGAGATCATTCCCGAACTCGCGAAGGTCAGGGGCTGCAAGTTCGCGACTCTCGTGCAGAGCATCCATCAACCCACCGAATGCATCTCGCTAACTCTCTGGGAGAATGCTGAAGCGGTCGATGAATATGTACGGAAAGGCACATACACCTATCTCCTCGAGGGTGTACAGTCGTACCTTGCTTATGCCACTGAGTGGAAAGTGAAACTCTCAGCCGATCAGACAATGGAGTATGTCCCGATCACTGAAGAACCGACGGTGAAGGCGTACCAGGTCGCTCATTTGCCTGAGACCTCTCCGATCTCTGTGAGCCCGGGCGCACTTTATGTTCGCATCCTGTCGATGCGCATTCAGCCGGGGAAAATGAGCGAATTCCTGGAAACTTACATAAGCAAGATCCTTCCCGTGCTACGAACCACGAAGGGATGCAGGTATAGTTATCTTTCTGAGAGCGCAAACGACGATGATGAGACTATCTCATTGACGATATGGGACAGCAAAGAAACCGCTGATGAGTATGAAGCAAGCGGCACTTTCGATCTGCTCGTCCGGAATGTTAAACATCTCCTTTCCGGTTTATATCAGTGGAAAATGTCGCTCGGAAGAGGCGGAAGCCAGACCGCAGTCACAAGCGATGACCTGTCAGTGCAGGGCTACCGAGTTGTCACCGGAAGGAGCTTCATGTAG
- a CDS encoding dipeptide epimerase yields the protein MSNRIRANMIDSDFTRIASSGKATLDFLKYDLKLTHTFTISRSSRDTVPVVIIRFRKDGITSYGEASPNSRYGETAESVIRFLGNVDLGRLSDPLQLEAIGIYIDSLGPGNSSAKCAIDIAMHDWVGKHLGIPLYRYFGADKQKIPLSTFTIGIDSPEVMIQKVKEAENYPVLKIKVGLPNDEEIFSAVRSVTDRVLRVDANEGWKSKEEALERINWLSTQNVEFIEQPMPAAQLDDARWLHERVKMPIIADEALSIHNVEALSTAYDGINIKLQKNGGLAKAGKLIRAARAKKMKIMLGCMIESSVGITAAAHISPLVDWNDLDGNVLISNDPFTGVLNRNGTLTLSDQPGLGVEIREED from the coding sequence GTGTCCAACCGAATCAGGGCAAACATGATTGACAGCGATTTTACGAGGATCGCCTCAAGCGGGAAAGCAACACTCGACTTTCTAAAATATGATCTGAAGCTTACTCACACTTTCACGATCTCCAGGAGTTCTCGCGACACCGTGCCTGTGGTGATAATCAGATTCAGAAAAGATGGCATCACATCTTATGGTGAGGCGTCACCCAACTCGCGTTACGGCGAGACCGCGGAAAGCGTAATCAGATTCCTTGGTAATGTGGACCTCGGGAGATTGTCGGATCCTCTTCAGCTCGAGGCAATTGGCATTTACATTGACTCGCTCGGCCCGGGCAATTCAAGTGCGAAGTGCGCTATCGACATCGCGATGCACGACTGGGTAGGCAAGCATCTTGGCATCCCGCTCTACAGATATTTTGGTGCCGACAAACAGAAGATTCCGTTGTCGACGTTCACGATCGGGATTGATTCCCCGGAAGTCATGATTCAAAAAGTGAAAGAGGCCGAGAACTATCCTGTTTTAAAAATCAAAGTAGGGTTGCCGAACGACGAAGAGATATTCAGCGCTGTACGGAGCGTGACGGACAGGGTCCTTCGAGTAGACGCGAACGAAGGATGGAAGTCGAAGGAGGAAGCACTCGAGCGAATAAACTGGCTGTCGACGCAAAACGTGGAATTCATCGAGCAGCCGATGCCCGCCGCGCAACTCGACGACGCCAGGTGGCTGCACGAGCGGGTAAAGATGCCGATCATTGCCGATGAAGCGCTTTCGATTCACAATGTCGAAGCGCTGTCAACCGCTTACGACGGAATCAACATAAAGCTCCAGAAGAACGGGGGATTGGCGAAGGCGGGAAAACTCATAAGAGCAGCGCGCGCAAAGAAAATGAAAATAATGCTGGGCTGCATGATCGAATCGTCCGTCGGGATCACTGCTGCCGCTCACATTTCGCCGCTTGTGGATTGGAACGATCTCGACGGGAACGTGTTGATCTCGAACGATCCTTTCACCGGTGTCCTGAACAGAAACGGCACGCTCACGCTCAGCGATCAACCCGGACTCGGAGTAGAGATTCGGGAAGAAGACTAG
- a CDS encoding TIM-barrel domain-containing protein has product MRRHFQIAAATIFFLTVLSNLIVDGKQRYKQHGGTVVSGPVRIEFLSPTLVRLEYSSNSRFTNAPTVVVVNRHWVRTAVTSMEKDGWLEVSSEFVSVRYLVGSGKFTGKNLLLSWRYKDTAGTWAPGNRDSLNLGGVTTLDGASGDRLPEPQTGVLSKGGCFELDDSNSPVIDPASGWIAARPDKADQDWYFLVYGLDYSHGLKEFSELCGKIPMVPRYSFGIWMTDLNYEYVKGSDLVANYHFTSDDLLSEISRFRGVGLPLDVLVLDFGWHNFGWQGGYDWSPVFKDAPAFLKKVHEEGIHVSVNDHPKGIGESALSEEDSHSKEAQRLLNVTPANKPTFSLSFPTGWRFKTDPTDTGMLASWFSAGLRDSSWEIINGGAPWESQGHPDYHGFGWYRKWVEIPENSPKRLYLILGGAADQYDLYINGKETAHHMSAGNKFYNTLTCTDISNFIQRGNSNLIALRINDWSNYGGLTKLPIEISDATPGGLIEFNLADKRQANLFMKILHAPLMKQGVDFWWIDGSGPCPVSGLNSQLWTNKLYYDYSEHSTRERTLIASRYAGWGSQRYPAFFTGDTYSEWPMLAYQVSFTARGGNDLVPYITHDIGGFHGDTLSVKLYSRWLEFGALSPLFRLHCAYENPADGNLRMPWVYGDTGMKVARMYFNLREQLLPYIYTYSRIAYDSAMPLARALYLKYPSLPQAYLYPEEYLLGDELLVSPVVDSTDSATTYLPPGHWVDYFSGKVYSGGQTITNKYAIEDLPLFVKQGSILPLQNPMQFSDQRRLDTLDVQVYGPGSASFNLYEDDGISLDYEKGRCSWTPIIFNREKDGSYLLSIGPSAGTFKGQLKRRAYSINVTGLRRPAEVRMTNHPGLSETDHSFEWSWDDARSRIQVTVPFEDMDKKIDIVIR; this is encoded by the coding sequence ATGAGAAGACACTTTCAAATTGCAGCAGCAACAATTTTCTTCTTGACAGTCTTATCAAACCTGATTGTCGATGGAAAACAGAGATACAAGCAACATGGTGGTACAGTTGTCTCCGGTCCTGTCAGGATTGAATTTTTGTCTCCCACTTTGGTCAGACTTGAATATTCTTCTAACTCAAGATTCACGAACGCGCCGACTGTGGTGGTTGTAAATAGACATTGGGTCAGAACTGCTGTGACCAGCATGGAGAAGGATGGGTGGCTTGAAGTATCTTCAGAATTTGTTTCTGTACGATATCTGGTCGGGTCAGGGAAATTCACCGGGAAGAATCTCCTCCTGTCATGGCGGTACAAAGACACTGCGGGCACTTGGGCACCGGGAAACAGAGACAGTCTGAACCTTGGAGGAGTTACGACTCTCGACGGCGCAAGCGGCGATCGACTTCCTGAGCCGCAGACCGGAGTCCTGAGCAAAGGCGGTTGCTTCGAATTGGACGATAGCAATTCGCCTGTGATAGATCCGGCATCAGGTTGGATCGCGGCCCGTCCGGATAAAGCCGACCAGGACTGGTACTTCCTGGTTTATGGCCTCGATTACTCCCACGGACTGAAAGAATTTTCCGAACTTTGCGGAAAGATCCCCATGGTGCCGCGCTACAGCTTCGGCATCTGGATGACAGACTTGAACTATGAATATGTAAAAGGTTCGGATCTGGTCGCAAACTATCACTTCACCTCGGACGATCTTCTGAGCGAGATCAGTCGTTTCAGAGGGGTCGGGCTCCCACTCGATGTGCTCGTTTTGGATTTCGGCTGGCACAATTTCGGATGGCAAGGAGGTTACGATTGGAGTCCGGTTTTCAAAGACGCTCCGGCGTTTTTGAAAAAAGTCCATGAAGAAGGAATCCATGTAAGCGTCAACGACCACCCTAAAGGAATCGGAGAGAGCGCACTTTCTGAAGAGGACAGTCATTCAAAAGAAGCGCAACGGCTTCTAAATGTCACTCCCGCAAACAAGCCGACCTTCTCGCTGAGCTTCCCGACCGGCTGGAGATTCAAGACCGATCCGACCGACACAGGAATGCTCGCGTCGTGGTTCTCTGCAGGCCTCCGGGATTCCAGTTGGGAAATCATCAACGGCGGGGCGCCGTGGGAAAGCCAGGGACATCCGGACTATCATGGATTCGGATGGTACAGAAAATGGGTCGAGATACCTGAAAACTCTCCGAAGCGTTTATACTTGATATTAGGTGGCGCGGCAGATCAGTACGATCTCTACATAAATGGAAAAGAAACTGCCCACCACATGTCTGCCGGCAACAAATTTTACAATACGTTGACTTGCACGGACATCAGTAACTTCATTCAGAGAGGCAACTCGAACCTGATCGCGCTCCGGATCAATGACTGGAGCAATTATGGCGGCCTCACGAAACTTCCCATTGAGATTAGCGACGCGACTCCTGGCGGGTTAATCGAATTCAACCTTGCCGACAAGCGCCAAGCAAATCTATTCATGAAGATCCTCCACGCTCCGCTCATGAAGCAGGGTGTCGACTTCTGGTGGATCGACGGGAGTGGCCCATGCCCGGTCTCCGGACTGAACAGCCAGCTGTGGACGAACAAGCTGTACTACGATTACTCGGAACATTCAACACGGGAGAGGACGTTGATCGCCAGCAGGTACGCCGGATGGGGCAGCCAGAGATACCCGGCATTCTTCACGGGTGACACGTACTCCGAGTGGCCGATGCTGGCATACCAGGTCAGCTTCACAGCGCGCGGCGGGAACGATCTCGTGCCGTATATTACTCACGATATTGGTGGGTTCCATGGCGACACGCTCAGCGTAAAGTTGTACTCAAGATGGCTCGAGTTCGGAGCGCTGAGCCCGTTATTCAGACTTCACTGTGCTTATGAGAATCCGGCGGACGGAAACCTGAGAATGCCCTGGGTCTACGGCGATACCGGAATGAAAGTCGCCCGGATGTACTTCAACCTGCGTGAGCAGCTTCTTCCCTACATATATACTTATTCAAGAATCGCTTATGACAGTGCTATGCCTCTCGCTCGGGCCTTATATCTTAAATATCCTTCATTACCCCAGGCGTATTTGTATCCAGAGGAATATCTGCTGGGAGATGAGCTTCTCGTATCGCCGGTCGTGGATTCCACCGATAGTGCAACGACGTATCTCCCTCCAGGCCATTGGGTCGATTACTTTAGTGGAAAGGTTTACTCAGGAGGTCAGACGATCACAAACAAATACGCGATCGAAGATCTTCCTCTTTTCGTAAAACAGGGATCGATTCTTCCGCTTCAAAACCCAATGCAGTTTTCCGATCAGAGAAGACTGGACACTCTTGATGTCCAGGTCTATGGACCTGGTTCGGCGTCATTTAATCTTTATGAAGATGACGGCATCTCATTGGATTATGAGAAAGGTCGTTGCTCATGGACTCCCATCATTTTCAATAGGGAGAAGGACGGAAGCTACTTGTTGTCGATAGGTCCATCGGCGGGGACTTTCAAAGGACAATTGAAAAGGCGGGCCTACTCGATAAACGTAACCGGGTTGCGGCGGCCGGCTGAAGTGAGAATGACGAATCATCCGGGTTTGTCGGAGACCGACCACAGTTTCGAATGGAGCTGGGATGACGCGCGTTCAAGGATTCAAGTGACGGTTCCGTTTGAAGATATGGATAAGAAGATCGACATAGTTATCCGATGA